In Trifolium pratense cultivar HEN17-A07 linkage group LG7, ARS_RC_1.1, whole genome shotgun sequence, a genomic segment contains:
- the LOC123899354 gene encoding E3 SUMO-protein ligase SIZ1-like, with amino-acid sequence MDLVSNCKEKLAYFRVKDLKDVLTQVGLSKQGKKQDLVDRILSILSDEQVVKVSAKKNAVDKEQLVKLVDDTYRKLQVSGATDTASKGHGASDSSNVKIKGEVADSFQSDTKVRCLCGSSLETDLLIKCEDTKCPVSQHINCVIIPDKPIEDLPALPDKFYCEICRLSRADPFSVSMTHPLFPVKLITTHIPTDGTNPVQTIEKTFQLTRATKDLLLKQDFEIQVWCMLLNDKVPFRMQWPQYADLLVNGYSVRAINRPGSQLLGANGRDDGPIITPYTKEGVNKICLTGCDTRIFCLGVRIIRRRTVQQVLNLIPKESDGERFETALARVCCRVGGGNSANDADSDSDLEVVSDTFSINLRCPMSGSRMKIAGRFKPCVHMGCFDLEVFVEMNQRSRKWQCPICLKNYALENIIIDPYFNRITSMMKNCGDEFTEVEVKPDGYWRVKAKNESERRELGNLAKWHSPDGSLSVSTSGEDKKAETLNVKQEGVSDSPNGLRLGIRKNRNGVWEVSKPIETNTSSDNRLNANLGNHELVVIQMSSSGTGSGLDGDDPSVNQSGGGHIDYSATNGIETDSVRHTNVNSTYGYTIPNTSAPMADADIIVLSDSEDDDILVSATDGCNNNQTGDAVDVYSVPPPGITDPYAGDPNIDGNSCLGVYDNPGVCFGVPSLWPLHSGTQASSGFQLFSSDVDVSDALVHGDINCSSSLNSYTLAPDAALGSNTLIPNSSTDQSDTDLNGGLVDNPLAFGGNDPSLQIFLPTRPAESSMQPELRDRTDVSNGVCTEDWISLSLGGGAGGSNGDASTPNGLNSEPQIPSRKDATHSLTETASLLLGMNDAGSDKASKKRSEGPFSFPRQKRSVRQRLHLSIGSDSE; translated from the exons ATGGATTTGGTTTCTAATTGCAAG GAAAAATTGGCATATTTTCGTGTAAAAGATCTTAAAGATGTGCTTACTCAGGTAGGGCTTTCAAAGCAGGGAAAGAAGCAG GATCTTGTCGATAGGATATTATCTATTCTCTCAGATGAACAAG TTGTCAAAGTGAGTGCTAAGAAGAATGCTGTTGATAAAGAACAATTGGTAAAATTAGTGGATGACACATATAG AAAACTTCAGGTATCTGGAGCCACTGATACAGCATCAAAGGGGCACGGTGCTTCAGACAGCAGTAATGTGAAAATTAAAGGTGAAGTTGCTGATTCCTTTCAATCAGATACAAAGGTTCGCTGTCTCTGTGGAAGTTCATTGGAAACAGATCTATTGATCAAG TGTGAAGATACAAAATGCCCTGTGTCACAGCATATCAATTGCGTTATTATTCCAGATAAACCCATTGAAGATCTCCCGGCACTTCCAGATAAATTTTATTGTGAAATATGCCGTCTCAGTCGTGCAGACCC GTTTTCGGTTTCAATGACACACCCTTTATTTCCGGTGAAGTTGATTACAACCCATATTCCAACTGACGG AACCAACCCTGTGCAGACTATTGAGAAAACATTTCAACTTACAAGAGCAACCAAGGATTTGTTATTAAAACAAGACTTTGAAATTCAG GTTTGGTGCATGCTTCTGAACGACAAAGTTCCATTCAGGATGCAATGGCCACAATATGCAGACCTACTGGTCAATg GTTATTCTGTTCGTGCAATTAATAGACCTGGTTCACAATTGCTTGGGGCTAATGGTCGTGATGATGGCCCAATT ATCACGCCATATACAAAAGAAGGAGTTAACAAGATTTGTTTGACGGGGTGCGACACTCGCATTTTCTGTTTAGGGGTCCGCATTATTAGAAGGCGCACCGTGCAACAG GTCCTCAACTTGATTCCCAAGGAGTCTGATGGTGAGCGTTTTGAAACTGCTCTTGCACGTGTCTGTTGTCGTGTTGGGGGTGGAAATTCAGCTAATGATGCTGATAGTGACAGTGATCTGGAGGTGGTTTCAGATACTTTTAGCATCAACCTTCGTTGTCCG ATGAGTGGTTCAAGAATGAAGATTGCAGGAAGATTCAAACCTTGTGTTCACATGGGTTGTTTTGATCTTGAAGTTTTTGTGGAAATGAATCAACGTTCAAGAAAG TGGCAATGCCCCATATGTCTCAAAAACTATGCATTGGAGAATATCATTATTGATCCGTATTTCAATCGCATCACTTCTATG ATGAAAAACTGTGGGGATGAGTTTACAGAGGTGGAGGTGAAGCCTGATGGTTATTGGCGTGTCAAAGCTAAGAATGAAAGTGAACGCCGCGAGTTAGGGAATCTTGCTAAATGGCACTCCCCCGACGGGTCCCTCTCTGTTTCTACTAGTGGAGAAGACAAGAAAGCGGAAACCTTGAATGTCAAACAGGAAGGTGTTTCAGACAGTCCTAATGGCTTAAGACTTGGCATTAGGAAAAATCGTAATGGAGTTTGGGAAGTAAGCAAACCCATTGAAACAAACACCTCTTCTGATAATAGGTTGAATGCAAATTTAGGAAATCATGAACTTGTGGTTATTCAAATGAGCAGCAGTGGCACTGGAAGCGGATTGGATGGTGATGATCCAAGCGTAAATCAGAGTGGTGGTGGGCATATAGATTATTCTGCTACCAATGGGATTGAGACGGATTCTGTGCGTCACACTAATGTTAATTCAACTTATGGATATACTATTCCTAACACTTCTGCTCCAATGGCTGATGCAGATATTATTGTTCTTAGTGATTCTGAAGATGATGATATATTAGTATCTGCTACAGATGGTTGCAACAATAATCAAACTGGTGATGCAGTTGATGTTTACTCAGTGCCTCCACCTGGAATTACCGATCCATATGCTGGAGATCCCAATATTGATGGAAATTCATGCTTGGGAGTTTATGATAATCCCGGTGTTTGTTTTGGGGTCCCCTCTCTCTGGCCATTGCATTCTGGAACTCAGGCAAGCTCAGGATTCCAACTATTCAGTTCTGATGTGGATGTGTCTGATGCATTGGTTCATGGTGATATTAATTGCTCCTCATCACTGAATAGTTATACATTGGCTCCAGACGCTGCTCTGGGATCTAATACTCTAATACCCAATTCATCCACTGATCAGTCTGACACTGATTTAAATGGTGGCTTGGTTGACAATCCATTGGCATTTGGTGGAAACGATCCCTCGCTTCAGATTTTTCTTCCTACAAGACCAGCAGAATCATCTATGCAGCCTGAATTAAGAGACCGCACAGATGTGTCGAATGGCGTCTGTACAGAGGATTGGATCTCTCTTAGCCTCGGAGGTGGGGCTGGTGGCAGTAATGGTGATGCTTCCACGCCAAATGGTTTGAATTCCGAACCGCAAATTCCATCCAGAAAAGATGCCACACATTCTTTAACTGAAACCG CTTCTTTGCTTCTTGGTATGAATGATGCTGGTTCTGACAAAGCAAGTAAGAAAAGATCAGAAGGCCCTTTCTCATTTCCCCGCCAAAAACGTTCAGTAAGGCAGCGCTTGCATCTTTCTATTGGTTCAGATTCTGAGTAG
- the LOC123895687 gene encoding auxin response factor 4-like isoform X2 codes for MCLDGKECEGLEADGNGNGKTTPAKLASHMFCKTLTASDTSTHGGFSVPRRAAEDCFPPLDYKLERPSQELVAKDLHGVDWKFRHIYRGQPRRHLLTTGWSIFVSQKNLVSGDAVLFLRGENGELRLGIRRAARPRNGLPESIIGNQSCSPSFLSSVANAISAKSMFHVFYSPRASHADFVVPYQKYVKSIRSPVTIGTRFKMKFEMDESPERRFSSGIVIGMSDLDPYKWPKSKWRCLMVRWDEDIENNQQDRISPWEIDPSNSLPPLNIQSSRRLKKLRTGLQADSPSHLITGDGGFMDFDESIRSPKVLQGQEKTSFMSLYYGCDTVTKKTEFDINSLSHSHTNLASTGARKITSAEFTRVHPSSYAGFTETNRFPMVLQGQEICPLRSLTGKVDLNLNSWGKTNVSYTNYTLHQATKPNFHSLGSEILQNSYFPYGQGSSILCSKPTNFNLENVPFNTPSAQIGTLKNEVGLSSFAIRNEQKLQDNTSAATSLGANIRILNDENFKGKINPCKLFGFSLSAAETTSQNLQNSAKRSCTKVHKQGSLVGRAVDLSRLSSYNDLMSELERLFGMEGLLRDSDKGWRILYTDSENDIMVVGDDPWHEFCDMVSKIHIHTQEEVEKMTIGMMNDDNQSCLEQTPLIMEASKSSSVGQPDSSPTVVRI; via the exons ATGTGTTTGGATGGCAAAGAGTGTGAAGGGTTGGAAGCAGatggaaatggaaatggaaaaacAACACCTGCAAAGTTAGCTTCTCACATGTTTTGCAAAACACTCACTGCTTCTGATACCAGCACTCATGGAGGGTTTTCTGTTCCTCGCCGAGCTGCCGAAGATTGTTTTCCTCCTTTG gattataagctggagagaccCTCTCAAGAGCTTGTTGCAAAAGATCTGCATGGTGTGGACTGGAAATTTCGCCATATTTATAGAG GTCAGCCGAGGAGGCATCTGCTCACTACCGGTTGGAGTATTTTTGTAAGCCAAaagaatcttgtttctggtGATGCAGTGCTCTTTCTAAG GGGTGAAAATGGTGAGTTAAGATTGGGAATCAGAAGAGCTGCTCGACCAAGAAATGGTCTTCCTGAATCAATTATTGGTAACCAGAGTTGTTCTCCTAGTTTCCTTTCTTCTGTAGCTAATGCAATATCTGCAAAAAGCATGTTTCATGTTTTCTACAGTCCAAG AGCAAGTCATGCGGATTTTGTTGTCCCTTACCAAAAGTATGTTAAAAGCATCAGGAGTCCAGTGACCATAGGGACAAGATtcaaaatgaaatttgaaatggaTGAATCTCCAGAAAGAAG GTTTAGCAGTGGTATAGTGATTGGAATGAGTGATTTGGATCCCTATAAATGGCCCAAGTCAAAATGGAGATGCCTTATG GTCAGATGGGATGAGGATATTGAGAATAATCAACAAGATAGAATCTCTCCTTGGGAGATTGATCCTTCTAATTCTCTCCCTCCTttgaacattcaatcttctcgAAGGCTGAAGAAACTCCGGACAGGTCTTCAAGCTGACTCCCCCAGTCACCTTATCACTG GAGACGGCGGGTTTATGGACTTTGATGAGTCTATAAGATCACCCAAGGTCTTGCAAGGTCaagaaaaaacaagttttatgtCACTATATTATGGATGTGACACGGTAACTAAGAAGACAGAATTTGATATCAATTCTCTAAGTCATTCTCATACTAATCTTGCATCAACTGGAGCAAGAAAAATTACTTCTGCCGAGTTTACGAGGGTTCACCCTTCTAGTTACGCAGGCTTCACGGAAACAAACCGGTTTCCTATGGTCTTGCAAGGTCAAGAAATATGTCCATTGAGATCCCTGACGGGAAAGGTTGATTTAAACCTTAATTCTTGGGGTAAAACCAATGTCAGTTACACAAATTACACCTTACATCAAGCTACAAAACCAAACTTTCATTCTTTAGGATCGGAAATTCTTCAAAATTCCTATTTTCCTTATGGCCAAGGTAGTAGCATTTTGTGCTCTAAACCCACAAATTTCAACCTAGAGAATGTTCCATTTAACACTCCTTCAGCTCAGATAGGTACATTGAAAAATGAAGTTGGACTATCAAGTTTCGCAATCCGAAACGAGCAGAAGCTGCAGGACAATACTTCGGCTGCTACATCTCTAGGTGCAAACATAAGGATTttaaatgatgaaaattttaagGGGAAGATAAATCCTTGCAAATTATTTGGATTTTCCTTGTCTGCGGCGGAAACCACCTCACAAAATCTACAGAACTCTGCTAAAAGAAGTTGCACAAAG GTTCACAAGCAAGGTAGCTTAGTTGGAAGAGCCGTTGATCTCTCAAGATTGAGCAGCTACAATGATCTGATGAGTGAACTAGAGAGACTATTTGGCATGGAAGGCCTTTTAAGAGATTCTGATAAGGGATGGAGAATCCTCTACACTGACAGTGAAAATGACATTATGGTTGTTGGGGATGATCCATGGCA TGAGTTTTGTGATATGGTATCCAAAATTCATATACATACACAAGAAGAAGTGGAGAAGATGACAATTGGGATGATGAATGATGATAACCAGAGCTGTTTGGAACAAACACCACTGATTATGGAAGCTTCAAAGTCATCCTCAGTAGGTCAACCTGATTCTTCTCCAACAGTAGTTAGAATCTAG
- the LOC123895687 gene encoding auxin response factor 4-like isoform X1: protein MEIDLNDEVTEVEDKNKNKKNNVSCNGDCEKSVCVCTLSSSSPTCSSSSSSSALVSSYLELWHACAGPLTSLPKKGNVVVYFPQGHLEQFSSLSLLSPLEIPTFDLQPQIFCRVVNVQLLANKENDEVYTQVTLLPQAELAGMCLDGKECEGLEADGNGNGKTTPAKLASHMFCKTLTASDTSTHGGFSVPRRAAEDCFPPLDYKLERPSQELVAKDLHGVDWKFRHIYRGQPRRHLLTTGWSIFVSQKNLVSGDAVLFLRGENGELRLGIRRAARPRNGLPESIIGNQSCSPSFLSSVANAISAKSMFHVFYSPRASHADFVVPYQKYVKSIRSPVTIGTRFKMKFEMDESPERRFSSGIVIGMSDLDPYKWPKSKWRCLMVRWDEDIENNQQDRISPWEIDPSNSLPPLNIQSSRRLKKLRTGLQADSPSHLITGDGGFMDFDESIRSPKVLQGQEKTSFMSLYYGCDTVTKKTEFDINSLSHSHTNLASTGARKITSAEFTRVHPSSYAGFTETNRFPMVLQGQEICPLRSLTGKVDLNLNSWGKTNVSYTNYTLHQATKPNFHSLGSEILQNSYFPYGQGSSILCSKPTNFNLENVPFNTPSAQIGTLKNEVGLSSFAIRNEQKLQDNTSAATSLGANIRILNDENFKGKINPCKLFGFSLSAAETTSQNLQNSAKRSCTKVHKQGSLVGRAVDLSRLSSYNDLMSELERLFGMEGLLRDSDKGWRILYTDSENDIMVVGDDPWHEFCDMVSKIHIHTQEEVEKMTIGMMNDDNQSCLEQTPLIMEASKSSSVGQPDSSPTVVRI from the exons ATGGAAATTGATCTGAATGATGAAGTAACTGAAGTTGAGGACAAGAATAAGAACAAGAAGAATAATGTGTCTTGCAATGGTGACTGTGAGAAAAGTGTTTGTGTTTGCACtttatcttcttcttcaccaACATGTTCATCTTCTAGTTCTTCTTCAGCTCTTGTATCTTCTTATCTTGAGCTATGGCATGCTTGTGCTGGTCCTTTAACATCACTTCCAAAGAAAGGGAATGTTGTAGTTTATTTTCCACAGGGTCATTTGGAACAATTTTCATCTTTGTCTCTCTTATCACCATTGGAGATTCCAACTTTTGATCTTCAGCCACAAATCTTTTGTAGGGTTGTCAATGTTCAATTACTG GCCAATAAGGAAAATGATGAGGTTTACACACAAGTTACTTTGCTTCCACAGGCAGAG TTAGCAGGGATGTGTTTGGATGGCAAAGAGTGTGAAGGGTTGGAAGCAGatggaaatggaaatggaaaaacAACACCTGCAAAGTTAGCTTCTCACATGTTTTGCAAAACACTCACTGCTTCTGATACCAGCACTCATGGAGGGTTTTCTGTTCCTCGCCGAGCTGCCGAAGATTGTTTTCCTCCTTTG gattataagctggagagaccCTCTCAAGAGCTTGTTGCAAAAGATCTGCATGGTGTGGACTGGAAATTTCGCCATATTTATAGAG GTCAGCCGAGGAGGCATCTGCTCACTACCGGTTGGAGTATTTTTGTAAGCCAAaagaatcttgtttctggtGATGCAGTGCTCTTTCTAAG GGGTGAAAATGGTGAGTTAAGATTGGGAATCAGAAGAGCTGCTCGACCAAGAAATGGTCTTCCTGAATCAATTATTGGTAACCAGAGTTGTTCTCCTAGTTTCCTTTCTTCTGTAGCTAATGCAATATCTGCAAAAAGCATGTTTCATGTTTTCTACAGTCCAAG AGCAAGTCATGCGGATTTTGTTGTCCCTTACCAAAAGTATGTTAAAAGCATCAGGAGTCCAGTGACCATAGGGACAAGATtcaaaatgaaatttgaaatggaTGAATCTCCAGAAAGAAG GTTTAGCAGTGGTATAGTGATTGGAATGAGTGATTTGGATCCCTATAAATGGCCCAAGTCAAAATGGAGATGCCTTATG GTCAGATGGGATGAGGATATTGAGAATAATCAACAAGATAGAATCTCTCCTTGGGAGATTGATCCTTCTAATTCTCTCCCTCCTttgaacattcaatcttctcgAAGGCTGAAGAAACTCCGGACAGGTCTTCAAGCTGACTCCCCCAGTCACCTTATCACTG GAGACGGCGGGTTTATGGACTTTGATGAGTCTATAAGATCACCCAAGGTCTTGCAAGGTCaagaaaaaacaagttttatgtCACTATATTATGGATGTGACACGGTAACTAAGAAGACAGAATTTGATATCAATTCTCTAAGTCATTCTCATACTAATCTTGCATCAACTGGAGCAAGAAAAATTACTTCTGCCGAGTTTACGAGGGTTCACCCTTCTAGTTACGCAGGCTTCACGGAAACAAACCGGTTTCCTATGGTCTTGCAAGGTCAAGAAATATGTCCATTGAGATCCCTGACGGGAAAGGTTGATTTAAACCTTAATTCTTGGGGTAAAACCAATGTCAGTTACACAAATTACACCTTACATCAAGCTACAAAACCAAACTTTCATTCTTTAGGATCGGAAATTCTTCAAAATTCCTATTTTCCTTATGGCCAAGGTAGTAGCATTTTGTGCTCTAAACCCACAAATTTCAACCTAGAGAATGTTCCATTTAACACTCCTTCAGCTCAGATAGGTACATTGAAAAATGAAGTTGGACTATCAAGTTTCGCAATCCGAAACGAGCAGAAGCTGCAGGACAATACTTCGGCTGCTACATCTCTAGGTGCAAACATAAGGATTttaaatgatgaaaattttaagGGGAAGATAAATCCTTGCAAATTATTTGGATTTTCCTTGTCTGCGGCGGAAACCACCTCACAAAATCTACAGAACTCTGCTAAAAGAAGTTGCACAAAG GTTCACAAGCAAGGTAGCTTAGTTGGAAGAGCCGTTGATCTCTCAAGATTGAGCAGCTACAATGATCTGATGAGTGAACTAGAGAGACTATTTGGCATGGAAGGCCTTTTAAGAGATTCTGATAAGGGATGGAGAATCCTCTACACTGACAGTGAAAATGACATTATGGTTGTTGGGGATGATCCATGGCA TGAGTTTTGTGATATGGTATCCAAAATTCATATACATACACAAGAAGAAGTGGAGAAGATGACAATTGGGATGATGAATGATGATAACCAGAGCTGTTTGGAACAAACACCACTGATTATGGAAGCTTCAAAGTCATCCTCAGTAGGTCAACCTGATTCTTCTCCAACAGTAGTTAGAATCTAG